One Brassica napus cultivar Da-Ae chromosome A1, Da-Ae, whole genome shotgun sequence genomic region harbors:
- the LOC111200276 gene encoding jacalin-related lectin 45-like, whose amino-acid sequence MSTRSPVPTLSEQYHPFDDGVYDCVKKVIIGEDTQGIAYITIQYVRNGDVVQLEHGSERGAQITETEFEVKDPDEYITCIEGTCGEANFCDSPIALWTEKFYHTVSEIQFTTSHGRTSPKIGCKPEADSFTFKLKGKNGTKLVGLHGKSGRFLEALKAYFVVVSSTLKQLEPQGRSDGHSWDDGAYDGLRKVCIGEDGGRVSSVEFVYAKGNECITHCHGRHSNERKQFELRYEDGEYIISFEGTTDKDGYISSLIFNTSMDRSSDEFGKAVANNEFFLKPRGFHKLVGFRGRSCVDRINALGANFAVVLAPPVKKLQAQGTNDQGEEWDDGVHDNVRMITVTYRYDCVVSVTFEYANGAETVLGDPHGILDDHHEKKEFKLCDNNEYITSVEGFFGQKWISTQSAGDEFKSIYYNMKRLDFNTNIRTYSVMENNTRDGFLAVVPFKLEKKGHKIVGFRGKSTEFSLQQIGVYVKPIDDAN is encoded by the exons ATGTCTACACGCTCACCAGTACCAACACTGTCAGAGCAATATCACCCTTTCGACGATGGTGTTTACGACTGTGTGAAGAAAGTTATTATAGGAGAAGACACTCAGGGCATCGCTTACATCACAATCCAGTACGTGAGAAACGGAGATGTCGTGCAGCTAGAACATGGAAGCGAAAGAGGAGCACAAATCACTGag aCGGAGTTTGAAGTTAAGGACCCAGACGAATACATCACATGCATTGAGGGAACATGTGGAGAAGCAAACTTTTGTGACAGCCCCATCGCGCTGTGGACTGAAAAGTTTTATCATACGGTGTCAGAGATTCAGTTCACGACATCACACGGGAGAACATCTCCGAAGATTGGATGTAAGCCTGAGGCTGACAGCTTCACGTTCAAGTTGAAGGGAAAAAATGGAACGAAGCTTGTTGGGCTCCATGGAAAATCTGGACGTTTTCTCGAGGCTCTAAAAGCTTATTTTGTCGTGGTTTCTTCTACTTTAAAGCAATTAGAACCTCAAGGCCGCTCCGATGGGCATTCTTGGGATGATGGGGCTTATGACGGTCTGAGAAAAGTGTGTATCGGAGAAGATGGTGGCCGTGTGAGCTCCGTTGAGTTTGTGTATGCCAAAGGAAACGAATGTATAACTCATTGTCACGGCAGACATTCAAATGAACGTAAACAG TTTGAGCTGCGGTATGAAGATGGTGAATATATTATATCCTTTGAGGGAACTACAGATAAAGATGGTTACATCTCGTCTTTAATCTTCAACACATCAATGGATAGAAGTTCAGATGAATTTGGAAAAGCGGTTGCTAACAACGAGTTCTTCCTCAAGCCAAGAGGGTTTCATAAGCTTGTCGGTTTCCGAGGAAGGTCCTGCGTTGATCGTATCAATGCTCTTGGGGCAAATTTCGCTGTGGTGCTAGCTCCTCCGGTCAAGAAACTACAAGCACAAGGTACTAATGACCAGGGGGAAGAGTGGGATGATGGGGTCCATGACAATGTTCGTATGATAACGGTAACATACCGCTACGACTGTGTGGTATCGGTCACGTTTGAATATGCCAATGGAGCGGAGACTGTACTTGGAGACCCTCACGGGATCTTGGATGATCATCATGAGAAAAAAGAG TTCAAGCTCTGTGATAATAATGAATACATCACATCCGTTGAAGGATTCTTCGGTCAAAAGTGGATCAGTACTCAAAGCGCAGGTGACGAGTTTAAATCTATATACTATAACATGAAGAGGCTTGATTTCAACACAAATATTAGAACATATTCAGTGATGGAAAACAATACACGTGACGGTTTTCTAGCCGTAGTACCGTTCAAGTTGGAGAAGAAAGGTCACAAAATTGTTGGCTTCCGTGGCAAGTCTACAGAATTTTCTCTCCAACAAATTGGTGTTTATGTTAAGCCAATTGATGACGCTAATTAA
- the LOC106358738 gene encoding uncharacterized protein LOC106358738, with amino-acid sequence MEGDGRDPFNVDSPFGGSFSGSFGGSGGPNTGPPSQMSNVFGGDAFDGFGAPNNEPPSEMSNVFGGDSFGGSNGDPFGGSFGGSNGDPFDDPFFTQPFGGNMFQPSLFGPPTTDPFAGVRPPPLGFIENHHHQPPQPRLPGGAFIEELNVLDAEEEGVAYQEKSVILGKRGRSSSEVETEEDIAEERRITHMQNMNANAMVDNGQWEQQTQERRITHMQNMNANAMVNNGQWQPQTQERRITNMHNMHANAMVTYEQWQPQTQVRHMQNMNTNAMVNSGQWQPQTQGYNFQSSTVTYGGLDGNYYTSSTTRRTGSDGLTLEESKEANTATREAAHRISRGFHNRGHTVERTRNSDGRVGTNQILHNLNEGK; translated from the exons ATGGAGGGAGATGGAAGAGATCCTTTCAACGTTGATTCTCCTTTTGGTGGTTCTTTTAGTGGTTCTTTTGGTGGATCTGGTGGCCCGAACACTGGTCCCCCGAGTCAGATGTCTAATGTTTTTGGAGGAGACGCTTTTGATGGTTTTGGTGCCCCTAACAATGAACCTCCGAGTGAGATGTCTAATGTTTTTGGAGGAGACTCTTTTGGTGGATCTAATGGTGATCCATTTGGTGGCTCTTTTGGTGGATCTAATGGTGATCCGTTTGATGACCCTTTCTTCACCCAGCCTTTTGGTGGTAACATGTTTCAGCCCAGCTTGTTTGGTCCTCCTACCACGGACCCTTTTGCAGGAGTGCGTCCTCCTCCATTAGGGTTTATCGAGAATCATCATCACCAGCCACCACAACCGAGACTACCAGGTGGAGCGTTTATTGAAGAGCTCAATGTTTTAGATGCTGAGGAAGAAGGAGTAGCATATCAGGAGAAGAGCGTAATCCTAGGGAAACGTGGCAGGTCAAGCAGTGAGGTGGAAACTGAAGAGGATATAGCTGAAG AGAGAAGGATCACACACATGCAAAACATGAATGCAAATGCTATGGTGGACAATGGACAATGGGAACAACAAACTCAAG AGAGAAGGATCACACACATGCAAAACATGAATGCAAATGCTATGGTGAACAATGGACAATGGCAGCCACAAACTCAAG AGAGAAGGATCACAAACATGCACAACATGCATGCAAATGCTATGGTGACCTATGAACAATGGCAACCACAAACTCAAG TCAGACACATGCAAAACATGAATACAAATGCTATGGTGAACAGTGGACAATGGCAGCCACAGACTCAAGGTTATAATTTCCAGAGCTCGACTGTTACTTATGGTGGTCTTGACGGAAACTACTACACTTCGTCCACGACCAGAAGGACAGGAAGTGATGGG TTAACTCTTGAAGAAAGCAAAGAAGCTAATACTGCAACTCGCGAAGCAGCGCACAGGATTTCAAGAGGCTTCCATAACAGG GGCCACACGGTTGAGCGTACTCGCAACTCGGATGGTCGGGTTGGTACAAACCAGATCTTGCACAATCTGAACGAAGGCAAGTAG
- the LOC106358730 gene encoding uncharacterized protein LOC106358730 — translation MERDGGDPFNVDSPFGGSFSGSFGGSGGPNTGPPSQMSNVFGGDAFDGFGAPNNEPPSEMSNVFGRDSFGGSNGDPFGGSFGGSNGDPFDDPFFTQPFGGNMFQPSLFGPPTTDPFAGVRPPPLGFIENHHHQPPQPRLPGGAFIEELNVLDAEEEGVAYQEKSVILGKRGRSSSEVETEEDIAEERRITHMQNMNANAMVDNGQWEQQTQERRITHMQNMNANAMVNNGQWQPQTQERRITNMHNMHANAMVTYEQWQPQTQERRIRHMNTNAMVNSGQWQPQTQGYSFQSSTVTYGGHDGNYYTSSTTRRTGSDGLTLEESKEANTATREAAHRISRGFHNRGHTVERTRNSDGRVGTNQILHNLNEDELASFEQFWSSNAGMQMQFPSLSGSFGSGFVNREQPMLPPPTDPSSSRARRGPYCHRRRNATDLSRLGF, via the exons ATGGAGAGAGATGGAGGAGATCCTTTCAACGTTGATTCTCCTTTTGGTGGTTCTTTTAGTGGTTCTTTCGGTGGATCTGGTGGCCCAAACACTGGTCCCCCGAGTCAGATGTCTAATGTTTTTGGAGGAGACGCTTTTGATGGTTTTGGTGCCCCTAACAATGAACCTCCGAGTGAGATGTCTAATGTTTTTGGAAGAGACTCTTTTGGTGGATCTAATGGTGATCCATTTGGTGGCTCTTTTGGTGGATCTAATGGTGATCCGTTTGATGACCCTTTCTTCACCCAGCCTTTTGGTGGTAACATGTTTCAGCCCAGCTTGTTTGGTCCTCCTACCACGGACCCTTTTGCAGGAGTGCGTCCTCCTCCATTAGGGTTTATCGAGAATCATCATCACCAGCCACCACAACCGAGACTACCAGGTGGAGCGTTTATTGAAGAGCTCAATGTTTTAGATGCTGAGGAAGAAGGAGTAGCATATCAGGAGAAGAGCGTAATCCTAGGGAAACGTGGCAGGTCAAGCAGTGAGGTGGAAACTGAAGAGGATATAGCTGAAG AGAGAAGGATCACACACATGCAAAACATGAATGCAAATGCTATGGTGGACAATGGACAATGGGAACAACAAACTCAAG AGAGAAGGATCACACACATGCAAAACATGAATGCAAATGCTATGGTGAACAATGGACAATGGCAGCCACAAACTCAAG AGAGAAGGATCACAAACATGCACAACATGCATGCAAATGCTATGGTGACCTATGAACAATGGCAACCACAAACTCAAG AGAGAAGGATCAGACACATGAATACAAATGCTATGGTGAACAGTGGACAATGGCAGCCACAGACTCAAGGTTATAGTTTCCAGAGCTCGACTGTTACTTATGGTGGTCATGACGGAAACTACTACACTTCGTCCACGACCAGAAGGACAGGAAGTGATGGG TTAACTCTTGAAGAAAGCAAAGAAGCTAATACTGCAACTCGCGAAGCAGCGCACAGGATTTCAAGAGGCTTCCATAACAGG GGCCACACAGTTGAGCGTACGCGCAACTCGGATGGTCGGGTTGGTACAAACCAGATCTTGCACAATCTGAACGAAG ATGAATTGGCTAGTTTTGAGCAGTTTTGGAGTAGCAATGCTGGAATGCAAATGCAATTCCCCAGTCTGTCGGGTTCCTTTGGCA GTGGCTTTGTTAACAGAGAGCAACCAATGTTGCCTCCTCCGACTGATCCAAGCTCTTCTCGTGCAAGAAGAGGGCCTTACTGTCACAGAAGAAGGAATGCAACAGATTTAAGCAGACTGGGTTTCTAA